In Camelus dromedarius isolate mCamDro1 chromosome 16, mCamDro1.pat, whole genome shotgun sequence, the genomic stretch GCGCCGCGGCGCTCGCGCTCCCTGTCGGGGCCGGTCAGCGCCACACGGTCGTCCCCCCTTCCCCAGAATAgcgccccttccctccctctggctctcccTAGCTAGCCAACCCCTTCTATTTTTAGCTCGTGCCCACCCCTTGGACCCTGGGAACATTCATGAGAGGGCGGGTCTTGGAGAGGTGGGGTGTGTATAGGAGGGGGTTCTTCACAGCGGAAGTTGTCTGTATCCTACTGCCGAGTATTTTGGAGCCTTTTGTGGCTGCTTTGTGGGTGGGAGGGTTGTTGGCCAGGGGTGCCACTGTGAGGTTTTCGAGGTTAGATGTTTGGCTCTGATGTCGCAGGCAGAGGGAGTGGTCACTAGTGCTGAGATGCGTACATCATCTGGCCCAGTGTGTCTGTGGGCTTGGGGTGGCCTGGCaccttccccaccttccccacccaTACCTTGGTGGGACTCACGAGGTGTGGAGGGAGTTGTGTCTGGTTGAGGGTTTGGTGCTGGACATAGGTGCCGGTGACAGGTGGAATTCTTCCAAAAGGGATTTTCAAGCTGGGAAGTCGAAGCACATGGACGTTGTGTGACACACTTTACAGTTCATCCACACTGATTGAAGCTATCCCCGTTAGCCCACCCACCTAGGGGCCCTTGAGGTGGGTCTGATGCAGTCCTTGCTGCAGGAAACTTGCAGTTCAGCCCCTGGGACTGGAGGGGTCCATGAGTTCTTGGGAGAATCTGAGGCAGCTTCATGGGGTATGTGTCTTCTGAGATGGAAGAACTGAGGGTCTGGGGTAGTGGAAACAGCAGGTACTCACACTAGGCTGAGGAGTGACGGACGGAGTGATGAGTCAGATCCACCAAGGACCAGCTCTTTGCCTGGAAGGCTATGTGAGATCTACCTttactcccagctctgccctgggtgCTGTGTGTGAGTTGGGAGTGGATGACACTTGAAGGTTCTGGTCAGCTGTCTCTGAGAGACTCTGCAGCTTGACAGGAGCCTCATTCAAGGTTTGGCTTTTGTGGGGCTCCAAGAGAGAGAAGATTTTGCTGTTTGAGGGTGAGGGTCCACACTCTCGGGGATGGGATGAGAGTTTGGTTGTGAAGCCAGGCCAGTGCCAGCTTAAAAAGTCATTGTGCTGGACAGCTTCAAGCATGAGTACCGATACAGTGGAAACAGATGTGCCTTTTTAGGGTCATGAAAGTTGAGAAGTTAGAAATGTAATTTGAGGCAAAATGATTGCGGCCTGTTCTAGAGGTTGTCCCAGCAATGAGAGTTTAGGTCTCTTGTGGCCTCCACAAGGTTGGGCCTCACTGTCCTGTAGGACTAGTTGGGGCTGGGGAGTCATGGCTGGAAGCCAGACACAACTGTCTTTTTCCAGCTGGTCCCCTTTTGCTCCCAGGGGAAGGCTCCAAGATGTTCCTGAGGCTCTTCGACCTATTCCTGTGTAGAACTCTGAACGGGAGTGGGGTGTGTGGGAATAGGTGAGGTCATCAAGGAAGACCTGGTGCCTGCTGACCCTGTTTCCTCCTCCATAGCCTTTATCCTCCTCTTTTACCTCGTCTTCTATGGCTTCCTCACCGCCATGTTCACCCTCACCATGTGGGTGATGCTGCAGACTGTCTCTGACCATACCCCCAAGTACCAGGACCGACTGGCCACGCCGGGTGAGTGATGCAGCTCCCCCCACCAGCCACTCTATCTTGTGCCCCCATGCCTCCAAGAGGAACTCACAGGACGAGAACTCACAGTTCTTCTCAGAGGTTTGGTTCTGATGATCCAGTCGCCGTGTGCTGGGAAGTTCTTCTTGAAGTCTGCCTTCCCATTTCCCACAGCAGAGAGCTATGTGATCTGGGGAGGTGGCAGATGTTCACAGGAGATCTTCCTCCAGTGGAGATGATCTCAGATCTTCACCCTATCCCTCACCCTGGTTTGTTCatcgtcttccctctgtgtgtggtCCCTCGTCTTATATATGCTTCTCACTCTTGCCTTTATTGGCTAGGCTTGATGATTCGCCCTAAGACTGAGAACCTTGATGTCATTGTCAACGTGAGTGACACTGAAAGCTGGGACCAGCATGTTCAGAAGCTCAACAAGTTCTTGGAGCGTGAGTGTGGTTCTGATGATATGGCTGTGCAGGACCTCCGGAAGGGAACTGGGGACCCTGGGATCGGAACATTAGGCCCATgactctctctcccccacctccttagCTTACAACGACTCCATCCAAGCCCAAAAGAATGACGTCTGCCGCCCTGGGCGCTATTATGAACAACCAGATAACGGAGTCCTCAACTACCCAAAACGTGCCTGCCAGTTCAACCGGACCCAGCTGGGCGACTGCTCGGGCATTGGGGACCCCACCCACTATGGTTATAGCACTGGACAGCCCTGTGTCTTCATCAAGATGAACCGGGTACCCAGGACCTTAGTTCCCAGGGAGAACGGAGGAGGGATCTGGGACCACCATCTGCTGGCAGTTGCTTCCTTTCACTGGGGCTCATGGGCTTTGGGAGATTTTTAGATGTTTGAGTGGCTGAGAGAACAAGAGAGATGGGGCCATTGATGGCTGAGAGCATGGCTGGAAAGCTGGATACTTATGTCTTTGACAACTTCTTTCTCTAATCCTCACCACTCTTTCTCCTAACTCCAGGTCATCAACTTCTATGCAGGAGCGAACCAGAGCATGAATGTTACCTGCATGGGGAAGGTGAGTTTGTTGGGCCTTGTCCACCTGCCCTCCTGTTTGTCCTTCAAGGTTTCCCTGTCATTCACTCATCTCTCCCTATCTCCTTTGCTCCCAGAGGCCCCATCACCATAGGGACAAGGGGGTAAGAGTGGACTCCAGTATGGCTCCAACTCCAAGGGGCTCCCACCCCTCTTGCTTCTCTCTAGGATACAGAAGCTTGCTCTTTGGTGTGGATAGATACCCCCTTCCTGACTCTACCTACCACCTTCTCGCCCTAACCCTTCCATCTTCTCTATTCCCTGACCAtgcttttccctctccctcccataTCTCTCCTGCCCCTCTATTCTTTTTAAGTATCTAGTAGCTGCTGATCTGTAAATGCCACCTGCCACCACTAAGTTGTCCTTGGAACCCTGGACCCCCACCTCTGTCCTCTCTAGGAACTTTATGCTCCTCTTCAGTCAaccccctctttccttcctactGAGTCCTTACTCATTTATCTGTTCTCTCTTGGCTCTGCTCCAGAAACCGATTCCTGAGGATGGGGTAAGAatttggggtgggagggcagtAGGAGGCTTCAGGCTCATTAGTGCCCTTCAGGACTTCCCAGTCCGATGAGAGACGGGACACCCCTCCTGCGCACACGCAAACCCACCCGGACTCAGCTCAGGGGAAACGGATTTGAGACAGACTAATTTGGGGTGAAGGAAGAACAGAGGACAGtctggagagcttctgggttcCTGCCATCCCTAATAtgctctcccccaccctcctgcgCCCCCACAGCGAGATGAAGATGCCGAGAATCTCGGCAGCTTCGTCATGTTCCCGGCGAACGGCAACATCGACCTCATGTACTTCCCCTACTACGGCAAAAAGTTCCACGTAAGTCCCGTGGGAGGCGGGGGGCCCCAGGGGAGCGGGGTCCTGGGGAGGAGGCCTCGTTGCCGCGGGTCTGCACCCTCGCTCTCCTCCCCTGGCCCAGGTGAACTACACGCAGCCCCTCGTGGCCGTGAAGTTCCTGAATGTGACCCCTAACGTGGAGGTGAACGTGGAATGCCGCATCAATGCCGCCAACATCGCCACCGACGACGAGCGCGACAAGTTCGCAGGGCGCGTGGCCTTCAAACTCCGCATCAACAAAACCTGAGACCCCTTCCTCCCGCCCCCACCTCTTTTCCTATGGATGCTTCTGGAATGTCCGCTACCTTGCCTGAGccctccctcacccaccccaaAGGTATTTTTTATAACAGAGCTATGGCTTGTCTGAGCCTCGTGCCCCTTTCCTTTACTTCTGAGTGCATTGTGATTCCCTGGCTACACACATTCTCCACCACCTTCTTCCCATCCTAGCTCAGTCAGAGACAGGGAGACAAGACCCCAAGATGGTCACAGAGGAAGTAGGAGCCTTTCTAGTTCTGGCATAGCAGTGAGTGGGGCATCCTCCCAGCTACCCACCTTCCTGCCCTCTTGTCCTGAGTGAAGGTGCCCACTCTCCCATCCACCCaccttctcacacacacacacacacacacacacacacacacacacacacacacacacacacgtctcattTCACCCCTTAGCTTCCAGACATGAATGTggcatccttcttttttttttaaactgaagtatggTTGACCTATAACACTACCTTAGTTccaggtgcacagcatagtgatttaatatttctgtacattacaaaCTGGTCACCACTGTGGCCCTCCATCCTTCCATTCACTCTGCCACTGTCACCTTCCTCTGTCTCCCACGCCTTCTGCCTTGTCTACGACAGTCACTGTCTCGGTGGCTTTTGTCTTGTCTGGCTCCTCTGGCTGCTCTTCCCCTACTTCTCCATTCCTATTCCCTCCACTGAAAGGGGACCGCTTGTGACTGAGGACAAGGTGGCTCAGtggccttttctctttcctggcaCATCCAGCTTCTGACTGCATGTTGACTGCGTGAGCTGGGAATGAAGGTCTGGAAGAGAAGTCCGTGTTGGTTCTTGAAAGTTCTCTTCCTGGTCCTTCTTGTCACCCAACTAGGCACTCCTCAGAGGGGCGGGGTTGACCTAGGCTGAATATCCACTTTGTTTTTTCCGACGGCTCCCTTCCCCCTGTTCCCTTTCCCAGAATATCCTTCAAGTTCTACTTCCCAGgcgccctgggggaggggcagccatTTTGGCTGGGTCCCCAGTGGCCACCTTGGAAACGTCAGCTGGCGACGGGAGGACTCTTCCACCTTATTCCCCTGCGCCCAGATCTGCCCCCACGATCCTCCCTCTGGCTTCTCTTAACAAGTTATCAACTAATCACTaactccttccctttcctccgcATGCCAGCCTGAAAATTGCAAACACCTCCTCAATCTGAGGCTCTGAGTTTCTTGGCCCTGTCTCCCTCAGACCCCTTTGCCTTTTTAAACAACCCCCTAGTGCCCACAGAATGTTAAATGAGGGACCGCCTGTGTTCTTGAATTAGAGAGGGATTTTAACTCTTTCTTCCCCCACACCCTTCACTTCGTcacctcccacttcccctcctttttttttttttgatgctgcaGCTTCCACACCCCACCCACAGATGGACCCTTCCTGTTTTTACTCTTGCTGGATCTGAGTCTCTTCCCTTTGGGTCCCCATAtttccctgctctcccctctccccagtggtcTCTCTCTGCAGTTATTTAATGCCTGTGTCAGATCTACTGTAAAAAGAGGATAAAGTACAATAAAATGAgagcaattatatatatataaatatatatcatacatGGACCCCTGCGTGTGGGTTGTTCCTTTCTGAGCATTTGGAAGATTTCCAGGAAGTGGGCGGAGGGTGGAATTGGGTGACCCGGGGTTACCTAGGCCTTGGGGAGGCTGTTTTCCAGCTTTGACCTCTTCCGTCCAGTGTCCCAAGCATCTGCCTCCTAGCTCACTCCATCACCTGTACTATCTTGAGATCACCCAACAGAGAGGCAGGAAGTCTGCATCCCTCTGTACAGCGATACTTATAAAGTGCCTACTCTGTGCATTCTAGGCACCATGAGGACATACTTATGAGAGAGGCAGAGTTTTTGCCCCCAAGGAGCTCCCCAGTTTaacaggagaggggaggagcaCACAAGAAACTCTCAAACCAGGTAGACCTAAACCTACTTCCAGGTGGGGATAAAGCTGGTGAGGACAAAACTTGGAGTGATCAACCATTTTTCAGTCTTGGCTTTGAAGGGATTTCTTTCTTAGAGGTTTAAAGGATGGAGTGGTTTTGGAGGAGAGAATAGCATCAGTAAATGCCTAcagacagatgagggaaactGACTAGAAGCAAGAGATCTCAAAACAGTATGAACCATAGCATCCCAGTTTGGTATGtgaaaaaaaagtacacacacaaGCATAGCAAAAAAGGATGGATGCGTCTACACAACGTTTATTGTAGTATATGGAGATGGGTTTATAGctaatttttgtttccttgggGCTTATTTTTGTTTGCAATGAGTTGGTCTTAGCATTTGCCTtgtaaaaatagctttattatgcatacatatacacacaattttATTATGAATGCATAGTACACAtgggcatacacacacacacacacacacacacacacacatcactggGTTTTGGTCAGTCATACCAAAACTGGATATTATACACAGTTTGCATCTTACTGTTCACACAATTCCACCTGGCCTGCTAGAGCtcctattcatttaaaaaaaatgattgcaTAATATTTTTTCGTCCTTCCTTTGTTAATTTATTAGCGCTCCTTGACAGTTGCGGGTATAAACTATTTTCTGCATTGTAAAATTTACTCCAACTGATTTTActgtttatagtttttttttaatgttaaaaagggGTTTGTTTTTTCATACCATCAAATATGCTTAGTTATTCTTTTGCAGTCTCTGGTGTTCCAGTCAGTAAGGTATATTcttatcacttttaaaaaatccataatttAGTCCCATTGAATTGAAATGCCAACTTTGGCCATATAGTACATTTTCCTGTATGCTAAAATCTACTTCTGGATTCACTACTTGCTGCCTGTGGCTTGtttaccactccatacatacaccAAGCCGTATTGATCTGATTCCAGTTTTATAGTATGTTTTGATATCTAGCAAGGCAAGTAGGTTTCCCATCCCCCGCACCttgcttggttttttgttttttttttttaaactgttggcTATCCTTGGGCACTCACTATTCTCTATAAATTTATAACAAATGTATccaatttacaaaaacaaaagccatcaACACTTGGGCTTCTAATTGGAATTGCAATGACTCTTTATTTCAGGAGAATTGAACTTTTTTAGGATATTAAGTTTTCCCACCTAAAAACAggttctctttccttttgtttgcaGCTTGGTTAATGTCCTTAAATAGATTCTATAGTTTTCTTCATATGGgttctgtgcgtgtgtgtgtgtgtgtgtgtgtgtgtgtgtgtgtgtgtgtgtgtgtttcttaagAAACTTACTACTCATctgaatggaatatttttcattctttttttctcagtgcttttgcaataagataaaatattttctcctattcatttattttaattccatCAGCTCTCTATTATTAACTAAGAAGTCAGTTTTCAGGTACACATTCATATGATCAAAAAggcaaagattttaaatatataaaatatatatactttaccaatttttaaaaatcctcttgaGTGCTCTAAAACCGTTGTTAGTGGGCATCCCTGTATAGTTCTTAACATATTGAAAATTGAAATTATCTTAGGGTAATACTGGCATTCCATTACTATTTCAActaatgtttggtttttttaaagggATGGCTGCTGAAATTTAATCAAATTCCTTTCAGCATCTCTTGATatgatcatatttttctttcttaacttgTTAATATAATGAATTATGTTGACAGATTCTCTATTAAATCAACTTTATGCTCCTGGAACAAACCCTACTTGGTTAAAAAGATTCATCAGTGTGTTCTGATACTATTCAGATATTTTGCTTCTCTCTCTATAAGTTAATTTGGCTTCTAGTTTTTTAGTATCTTGATCAGGTTTTATTAGTGAAACCACAATAACTTTACATGAAGTGGAGATTTCACTTTTCCTATGGTCCAGAATAGTTTAGATAACGTTGGATCAATTGTCCTTACTTGTTCTTTTTCCCTCCATCAAGctcttgagtttttcttttctttttaaaatttatcttttttaaagccCTGCTTTTGAATTTATCCTTTCAAGCaagtttgctttctctctcaataatttatacctttaatttttaggATGTATGCTAggttcctttattctttttaaataaggaaagtaTTTATGGTTTACATTTTCTTCATTGTACAACTTTTGCTGGCTGTTACAGATCTGGGGACCCTGTGTTCCTGAAATCAgttagataaatttttaaaaattattccaaacTTTAGTGGGACAGGATTTGGGTTCTTCAAGTTTGAGGGCAGAGGCTATGTCTGCCATGGGCCCCCATGGCCtagaacagtgctgggcacaaGTAAGGTACCAACCAATATCTGCTGGCTAGATTGTCAGAGGAATGAACACAACCAGAGGGAAGGAAGTGAGCAGGTGACCAGAGAGGTCAGGGACTCGttggaggtcacacagcttagTAGAGCTGGCCTGAAAACCCAGGACTAATAGTTCTCAGCCCAGTAATCTATCAGCTCACAAAGGGATCGGCAGAGCCAGAATGGACCTGCTTTGCAAAGGAGTACAGCAGAAATAAAGTGCTAAAGACATACTCTAGAGAAATGTTGAGAGTAGGGGGTGCTGGATGCGGGCCAGAAAGAGAGCGTCAAGGTGACCTGTCTACAGGAGTGAGGCTAGGGAATGAGTTTCAAGTGCTCTGGTTTGCCAAGGGCCTGGCTGGTGGAGAGAAATGGCGAAGTTAAAGATCTCTGACAGAGGTGGTTCTGGGTCTCCTGGGGAGAGTGTTTGGCATTccccagcaagagaaagaaaggtggTTTTGAGGTCAAGAAGCTTGGTGGCTTTACAGCTGTCTGGGATCTTCAGGGCATGCCAAGGGACTCCCATGAGCACTTTAAGTCAGGTTGAGAGACAGTGGCCCCAGAAGCCCCTTTGGACCTTactcccctctctctgcctccaaggAGGAGGCAGGATGAGCCATGTCCCCGCTGTCTGGCCATCCCTCCAAGCACTAGCTCAGGCAGCTGGGGGCGATGGGGCAGAGCttgcccccagcccccctccctggGAGCTGGCAGCACTGAGGAACAGAACGGTGGGGGGTGCTGGACTCCCCAGGCTCGGCTCTCCTCCCTACCCCAAGAAGCCCTTTGAAAGGTTTTCCTGGCAGAGTTTAAAGCTTCAATTCATTCAACTGGCTGGCATGAGGCCCGGATGAGGGGATGCTGGGAAGGCCCCAGCCCCACATCTCGGCCCTCACCTTAGCCGCCCCCAGCCACCCCCTACTCTCTCTCCTCATCCAATAGCAGCACCCCCCCTCCCCTTGGGAACCCAGGTATCCTGCCCCTTTCCCGCAGAGCAGATGGCCACCCCAGAGGCTCAGGCTTGCTAAATCAGACATTTAAATCCCGTAATCCTTGGTGAGAGGCTGAGAGCGGGTAGCAGCCCAATCCTAGAAGCAGGAGCAGGAGAAGACCTTGTGCCAGCcctggcaggaggggagggggacagttGGTTGCTGAGTTATGAATGGAGTCACCCCTTCCCTTATTGTCATGCAGCCTGCAGACTGACCCAGTCTCCAGCTTTTGTTCTCCTCCCGGAACCCGGGCGTTGGCCCCCCCAAACCCACTCCCAGAAGACTCAGGTGGCTGCCTCCCAACCTCACCTCCTCCTTCATCCCTGCCCCGTGCACCCCAGGTACCCTGCAATGGCACCAATCCCTCAGACGCACTGATGGTAGCaaagttttattgtaaaataaactgATATAAAAATGGGAtataaaaagggaagggaaggggtgcGGGTGATAAATGCAGATGTGCCCTGCAGCGTACAAAAGAAATCTGCCTCAGAATTTGGGGGAAGTAAAACAGATCTTGATAGATACACCAGAGGTGGAATCCTCCAGGGTGTGGGATGGGGGTGAGACCTCCTCGTAGGTGCTGAGGTTCACCAAGAGGTTAGACAGGATTTGGCAGGGCCAACAGAGAAGGACCTTAGACATCCCCTCCCCTTAACCAGCTGCTCAGTCAGTCACAGAAACTCTCAACCCATCCACTAAAGGGGACATACAACCAGTGCCCACGAGGGCACTAAGTTCTAGACATCATGTAATAGAAGGTGGCTTTGGGGCCAGAcacacattatttcattaatcctcacaacaaacccCGTGAGGTAGGTATGATTACCAGCATTTTATAAGTGTCGACAATGAAGTTGGAGAAACTCAACAACTTAATATAGTTTCCCTAGCTAGTATGGTGGAGAACGGGGCTTCCTACGCCCGTATACGGCCGGTTGGAAAACGTTCCTTCCATGCAGGAACACCTTCCTACCTCTCCCAAAGTTCTGCACAGTAAAAACCTTATAAGCTAAGCTGTAAAGCCTCAGCACCCGCTACATCCCCCTAAAACCACCAGTGCAGGTCAACTTCTTTAGCAGAGCCCGGGCCAAGTAAATGGAAGAATTCCAGAATGTCTGAGGCACATCTGCACTAAGCAAAGGTCTTAGCACCTGAGTCCCAAAAAATGCCAGGGGAGGGGGATGAGGGCAGGGGTGTCAACAGGGGAAAGGAAGCAGAAGACGTCAGTCTGAGTCAGGCCCTTCTCTCTTGAACATCAGTTTTTTATGGCGGGAGGGAGACTGCCCCTTCTTAGACTTCAGGTGGCTgtgaggagagagggggaggggcggaGATGACATCATCTGAGTGAGATGCTCTCACTTCCtggagctgggctttgaagggCTTGAGAGGGGAGCAAGGAGAACTTAAGTTAAAATGGTCACTGCCCACTGCAGACACATTGATTGAGCACCTTGGGGTACTTGTGTGTGTATTAGCCTCTTAGCCTTCCCTTAccccatttggcagatgaggaaactgaggccaggaagGGGATCGAATAACAAGGCTACACAGGACTGGCAGGGCTGAGGATCTGACCACCCCGCACCATGTCAGACACTTTCACACAGTTATGAGGCCCCTGTTTGAGACTCCAGCTCTGAGCTAGGggttgctacaaatggcagag encodes the following:
- the ATP1B2 gene encoding sodium/potassium-transporting ATPase subunit beta-2, with protein sequence MVIQKEKKSCGQVVEEWKEFVWNPRTHQFMGRTGTSWAFILLFYLVFYGFLTAMFTLTMWVMLQTVSDHTPKYQDRLATPGLMIRPKTENLDVIVNVSDTESWDQHVQKLNKFLEPYNDSIQAQKNDVCRPGRYYEQPDNGVLNYPKRACQFNRTQLGDCSGIGDPTHYGYSTGQPCVFIKMNRVINFYAGANQSMNVTCMGKRDEDAENLGSFVMFPANGNIDLMYFPYYGKKFHVNYTQPLVAVKFLNVTPNVEVNVECRINAANIATDDERDKFAGRVAFKLRINKT